The nucleotide sequence TCAGCCTTGCCAACGACATCGACGGCACGGTCCCGACCGGCGAGACCTCGCATCAGGACCTGCTCGACCAGATGCGCGCCGCCGTCGTCGGTCTCAGACCACCGCTGCTGGACGACGCCCTCTACCTCTCGCTGACCGAGCTGAAGGGCTTCGGCGCCGGGTCCGGCACCGCTACGGGTTCGACCTCGATCCGGCCAGGACCGACGAAAGTCTTGCGCGGATGCGGGCGACCTTCCCGGCCTATGTCGTGGCCGTGCGTGCGTTGGAGCGCGCCCTCGCCGGTGATCCCGGTGTCCCATCCGGCGCAGCGCCGGCATGAGCCCCCCGCGTTGACCCGTCCGGCGCCCCTGCCTTAGTGAGGCGGGTTCTCGGCACATGCTGGAACGTACCGCTTCATGCCCGCCCCGCTCACCCTCGACCCCGACCTGATCGAGGCCGCCGCGCACGCCGCCGCCTGGCCCTTCGAGGAGGCGCGCAAGCTCGTCGCGCGGCTGGAGCGCAAGCCCAAGTCGGAGATCCTCTTCGAGACGGGCTACGGCCCCTCGGGCCTGCCGCATATCGGCACCTTCGGCGAGGTCGCCCGCACCTCAATGGTGCGCCACGCCTTCCGGGTGCTGACGAAGGACGCGGTGCCGACCCGGCTCATCGCCTTCTCGGACGACATGGACGGCCTGCGCAAGGTGCCGGACAACGTGCCGAACCGCGAGCTGCTGCAGGGCGCGCTCAACCTGCCGCTCACGAAGGTGCCCGACCCCTTCGGGACGCACGACAGCTTCGGCGCGCACAACAACGCGGAGCTGCGCCGCTTCCTCGACGCCTTCGGCTTCGACTACGAGTTCCGCTCGGCGACGGAATGCTACCGCTCGGGCGCCTTCGACGCGACGCTCCTGCTGGTGGCCGAGCGCTACCAGGCGGTGATGGACATCATGCTGCCCTCGCTACGCGCCGAGCGCTCGGCGAGCTACTCGCCCTTCCTGCCGATCCACCCGGTGACCGGCCACGTGATGCAGGTGCCGATCGACCGCGTGGATGCCGCCACGGGCACGCTCGCCTGGCGCGACCCCGCGACCGGCGAGGCCTACGAGACCCCGCTGACGGGCGGCCACGCCAAGCTGCAGTGGAAGCCCGATTGGGCGATGCGCTGGGTGGCCCTCGGCATCGACTACGAGATGGCCGGCAAGGACCTAATCGACTCGGTCAAGCTCTCGGGCCAGATCGCCCGCGCGCTCGGGGCCGAGCCGCCGGAAGGCTTCAACTACGAGCTCTTCCTCGACGAGCGCGGCCAGAAGATCTCGAAATCGAAGGGCAATGGGCTCACCATCGACGAGTGGCTCGCCTACGGCACGCCCGACTCGCTGGCGCTGTTCATGTACAACAAGCCGCGCGAGGCCAAGCGCCTGTTCTTCGACGTGATCCCGCGCCACGTCGACGAGTACCTGAACTTCCTCGACCGCTACCGGGGCCAGGACGCCAAGCTGCGGCTCGGCAACCCGGTCTGGCACCTGCACGCGGGCGCGCCGCCGGAGCCGGAGCGCGTCGAGGGCGGGGGCGTCAACTTCGCGATGCTGCTGAACCTCGCGGCGGTGGCCAACACCGAGGACAAGGCGGTGCTCTGGGGCTTCATCCGGCGCTACGCCCCCGGGATCGGGCCGGAGACGCACCCCTATCTCGACCGGCTGGTCGGGCACGCGCTCGCCTACTTCCGGGACTTCGTGCGCCCGGCCAAGACCTACCGCGAGCCGACCCCGGAGGAGCGGGCGGCGCTGGAGGATTTGGCGGAGACGCTGGCACCGCATGCCGGCTCGACCGATCCGGAGGCCTTGCAGGCGGTGGTCTACGAGGTCGGGCGGCGCCACTTCCCTGACCTCTCCGGCAAGGCCAAGAGCCCGGACGGGCGGCCGGGCGTCTCGCAGGCGTGGTTCGGTACGATCTACAACGTGCTGTTCGGCGAGGCGCGCGGGCCCCGCTTCGGCTCCTTCGTGGCGCTCTACGGCGTCGAGGAGACCCGCGCCCTGATCGCCGAGGCGCTCTCGGGCGGGCTGATCGCGGGGCACACCGCCTTTACGGCGGGACGGACGGCGGCCTGAGGCTGTTTCCGGCCGGTCACGTCGGCTGCGGCGGGTTCCCGCTCCCAGGGGTCCACCGGATCCACACGTCCGCTCCTGATCCCAGCGAGGGCCGGCGGGTTTGGATCAAGCCAGAACTGCGCTGCGCGCCCTCTCCCGTGCGGATTGCTCCTCGGGAAGTGCGTGGCGGCTTGCGCAAGCTTGGAAGATTGGCAGCGGTGGGCCGGATGCGGTTCGCGCCGGGATCCGGTACGCGGCCGCGGGCCGGGTCCTGACGCTCGGGCCGCCCCGAGCCGGCAGGCCCGGTACAGCTTGTAAACGCCACAAAGGCCGGACGATCGCCGGTGCTGGCCACCCGCGAATGGCAGCACACGCGGCCCAGGCCACAGACCTCTCACCCGCGTAGAGCAAGCCAAGCAGGAGCCAGGACCCGCTCAAACCTTCGCCGAGCAATCCGCACGCGCGAGAGAACCCGCGTCTCCTCCGGGCCGTATCCGGAGGAGGCAGGAAACAGAGCATCGTCGATGAGAGGGACAGCGCGTCCCGCTCACCTCAGGCGGCGGGCTTCAGTGCCCCGATCCGCGCGTGGAAGTCCGGACCGTTGCCGGTCTTGGCCACGTGGCCGGCGCGGATGACGAAGTCGCCGAAATGCTCGCCCGGCTGCCGGTGCCGGGCGTAGTCGGCGAAGAGCGGGTCGAGGATGCCGCGGATCTCCGAGGCCTGGACGTCCTCGCGGTAGAGCTTGCTCAGCCGCGACCCGTCGAAGGCGGCGCCGAGATAGAGGTGGTAGCGCTCGGGACCGCGGCCGACGAGGCCGATCTCGGCGATGAAGGGCCGGGCGCAGCCGTTCGGGCAGCCGGTCGAGCGGATCGTGATCTCCTCGTCCTGCAAGCCGTGGCTCGCCAGGCTCTCCTCCAGCTCGGAGATGAGATCCGGCAGGTAGCGCTCACTCTCGGCGAGCGCGAGGCCGCAGGTCGGCAGCGCCACGCAGGCGATCGAGCTGCGCCGCAGCGCCCCGGCGCCGTTGGTCAGGCCGTACTCGGCCACCAGCGCGTCGATCTCGGCGCGCTTCTCCGCCGGCACGTTGGCGACGATCACGTTCTGGTTGCCCGTGAGGCGGAAATCGCCCTCGTGCACCTCGGCGATGCGGCGGAAGCCGGTGAGGAATTGCGGCCCGCCCTCGACGTCCTTGATCCGGCCGGAGGGCACGTAGAGCGTAAGGTGGTGGCGCCCGTCCTCGCCCTCGACCCAGCCGTAGCGGTCGCCGTTGCCCGTGAACGTGAAGGGCTTCGGGTCGGCGAGCGGCTTGCCGACGCGCTTCTCCACCTCGGCCCGGAAGGCTTTGAGGCCGTAGCGCTCGATCGTGTACTTGAGGCGGGCGTTCTTGCGGACCTTGCGGTTGCCCCAGTCGCGCTGCACCGTCATCACGGCTTCCGCCGCCTTCAGGGCGTCCTCGGGCTTGACGAAGCACATCACGTCGGCGGTGCGCGGGAAGGTGTCGGTCTCGCCGTGGGTCATGCCCATGCCGCCGCCGACCGTCACGTTCCAGCCCGTGAGCTTGTTCTTCTTGTCGAGGATCGCGATGAAGCCGAGGTCGTGGGCGAAGATGTCGACCTCGTTCGAGGGCGGCACGGCGACGACCGTCTTGAACTTCCTGGGCAGGTAGGTCCGGCCGTAGACCGGCTCGATCTCGGCCGCCTCCTCGCCGCCGACCACGCGCTCGCCGTCGAGCCAGATCTCGCGCCACGCGCTGGTCTTCGGCAGCAGCGTGTCCGAGATGTCCTTGGCGAGCTGGTAGGCCGCCTTGTGGGCACCGGTCTGGGCCGGGTTCGTCGCCGCCATCACGTTGCGGTTGACGTCGCCGCAGGCCGCGATCGTGTCGAGGAGCGCCGCGTCGATGGCCGCCATCGTGCGCTTCAGGTTCGACTTGATGACGCCGTGGTACTGGAAGGTCTGGCGCGTGGTGGCGCGCAGCGCGTTGCCCGCGTAGGTGCGCGCGATGTCGTCGAGGATCAGCCACTGCTTCGGCGTCACCACGCCGCCCGCGATGCGCAGGCGGATCATGAAGCTGTAGGCCTTGTCGAGCTTCTTCTTGGTGCGCTCGGCCCGGATGTCGCGATCGTCCTGCAGGTACATCCCGTGGAACTTCACGAGCTGCCCGTCATCGTCCGAGATCGCCCCGGTGGCGTGCTTCAGCAGGCCGTCGGCGAGCGTGCCGCGAAGATAGCCGCTGGCGATCTTGATGTGCTCGTTGGCCGAGAGCTGGGCCGCGCGCGCGGCTTCCGCGTCGGTGATCGGCCGCTCGGTCGGGGGCGTCTCGTAGGTGCGCTCGGCCGGAGTTTCGACCGGGGCGTCGGCGTCGCGGGGGCTGTGGTCGTCCATGGAACGAATCCAATATCGTCGAAAGCGTAAGTCTCTCCCTCGCCGGGGCCTCGAGGCCGCGGGGCAGAGAGAGCGTGAGGCTTGGTGTCCGGGAGGCTGCCTCCCGCCCCGGTCCGGGGTTGCTCGCCCTCCGGGCGAGCGTCAGGTCCCTAGTACACGTCCTGCTGG is from Methylobacterium radiodurans and encodes:
- a CDS encoding NADPH-dependent assimilatory sulfite reductase hemoprotein subunit, producing MDDHSPRDADAPVETPAERTYETPPTERPITDAEAARAAQLSANEHIKIASGYLRGTLADGLLKHATGAISDDDGQLVKFHGMYLQDDRDIRAERTKKKLDKAYSFMIRLRIAGGVVTPKQWLILDDIARTYAGNALRATTRQTFQYHGVIKSNLKRTMAAIDAALLDTIAACGDVNRNVMAATNPAQTGAHKAAYQLAKDISDTLLPKTSAWREIWLDGERVVGGEEAAEIEPVYGRTYLPRKFKTVVAVPPSNEVDIFAHDLGFIAILDKKNKLTGWNVTVGGGMGMTHGETDTFPRTADVMCFVKPEDALKAAEAVMTVQRDWGNRKVRKNARLKYTIERYGLKAFRAEVEKRVGKPLADPKPFTFTGNGDRYGWVEGEDGRHHLTLYVPSGRIKDVEGGPQFLTGFRRIAEVHEGDFRLTGNQNVIVANVPAEKRAEIDALVAEYGLTNGAGALRRSSIACVALPTCGLALAESERYLPDLISELEESLASHGLQDEEITIRSTGCPNGCARPFIAEIGLVGRGPERYHLYLGAAFDGSRLSKLYREDVQASEIRGILDPLFADYARHRQPGEHFGDFVIRAGHVAKTGNGPDFHARIGALKPAA
- a CDS encoding lysine--tRNA ligase — protein: MPAPLTLDPDLIEAAAHAAAWPFEEARKLVARLERKPKSEILFETGYGPSGLPHIGTFGEVARTSMVRHAFRVLTKDAVPTRLIAFSDDMDGLRKVPDNVPNRELLQGALNLPLTKVPDPFGTHDSFGAHNNAELRRFLDAFGFDYEFRSATECYRSGAFDATLLLVAERYQAVMDIMLPSLRAERSASYSPFLPIHPVTGHVMQVPIDRVDAATGTLAWRDPATGEAYETPLTGGHAKLQWKPDWAMRWVALGIDYEMAGKDLIDSVKLSGQIARALGAEPPEGFNYELFLDERGQKISKSKGNGLTIDEWLAYGTPDSLALFMYNKPREAKRLFFDVIPRHVDEYLNFLDRYRGQDAKLRLGNPVWHLHAGAPPEPERVEGGGVNFAMLLNLAAVANTEDKAVLWGFIRRYAPGIGPETHPYLDRLVGHALAYFRDFVRPAKTYREPTPEERAALEDLAETLAPHAGSTDPEALQAVVYEVGRRHFPDLSGKAKSPDGRPGVSQAWFGTIYNVLFGEARGPRFGSFVALYGVEETRALIAEALSGGLIAGHTAFTAGRTAA